In Porphyromonas cangingivalis, a genomic segment contains:
- a CDS encoding SusC/RagA family TonB-linked outer membrane protein, with product MTHRVSKLSKCLKVVLLFVLMCPVRFAVAQQSGQRTLSGTVYDDERLPLIGAVIKVEGSKTVTGTKADGTYSIKVPIDKDVVLLVSFVGLQTSRVVIPKGTTDVKKDISLQGDTKLKEVIVTGIYTRPLGSYTGSATTIKGDEIRKVGGQNLLQSLKNVDPSIYLPDNLSLGSDPNNVPDLSLRGNAAVISEGTGNLRSTRFNPNQPLFIVDGFETSIEAIMDMDMNRIESLTVLKDASAKALYGSKAANGVIVIETRKLQGNQQRVTYAGSVNFELPDLTSYDLTNAREKLEVELLNGVYSAPTQDREHELKLLYQSRLAKVVGGLDTYWLSKPLRAGVGHKHNLSIELGDAQGLKGIVDFSYNDIQGAMKGSSRVNVSTSANLSYRKDNLIFRNILTINSNKATDSPYGSFDEYARMNPYWEAVDRNGEIKRWAEDNIPNPMYNATIGTSSVNEYISVTNNIYAEWHILPQLKSTLRLGVAERRGEGNTFLPPMHSIFASQKDVDKRGRYILDNGRESNYTGDLNVNYNTSFGKHAFFVNGGAFIGSRSSSNYRHVAEGFSNNQLADATFAKGYAQNSKPQGFQSLVHDLSFLLATSYDYDSRYLIDLTLRESASSLYGANSRWASSWSAGLGWNIHNEAFLKGNKWLQMLKVRASVGLTGNQNFLANYSVPTYLFYNDRSYMGLTGAYLKNMPNPDLKWEQRMDYNVGLDTRVGPMSVSLDLYQSDTRNMLTDLTIPGSTGFSIVKDNLGMVRNSGIEGKMTYRVWGDDKGNYLNLFGSVIHNRNKIVSLSQSLKDYNERMKQEASRNERQAPVLIYEDGESLTTLWAVKSAGIDPSNGREIYVKRDGSLTYDYSASDLVASGNTEPKIRGNFGFSGEFRNFGINLYFNYQVGAMMYNSTLVGKVENAEVEYNVDRRILQGRWKKPGDMTPFKRFDVANRTRVTTRFVQRRDELHISALSLYYEVPKKWASRLRSERLRLAFNMNDLATFSTIYVERGTAYPFARKFSFSLTSTF from the coding sequence ATGACACATCGTGTATCTAAGCTATCTAAATGTCTTAAGGTAGTGCTGTTGTTCGTCCTTATGTGTCCAGTCCGATTTGCTGTCGCCCAGCAGAGTGGGCAACGCACTCTCTCAGGGACAGTGTATGATGACGAACGCCTGCCTTTGATCGGAGCCGTGATAAAAGTCGAGGGCTCGAAAACCGTTACGGGTACGAAGGCCGATGGTACCTATTCTATCAAGGTCCCTATCGATAAGGATGTCGTGCTCCTTGTATCCTTCGTGGGCTTGCAGACCTCTAGAGTCGTCATCCCCAAGGGAACGACAGATGTCAAGAAGGATATCTCCCTCCAAGGTGATACCAAACTCAAAGAGGTGATCGTCACCGGTATCTATACCAGACCGCTGGGTAGTTATACGGGATCTGCCACGACTATCAAAGGGGATGAGATCCGTAAGGTCGGTGGACAGAACCTCCTCCAGAGTCTCAAGAATGTGGATCCTTCGATCTATCTACCGGACAACCTTTCGTTGGGGTCAGACCCCAATAATGTGCCGGATCTTTCGCTTCGTGGCAATGCCGCTGTGATTTCTGAGGGGACAGGCAACCTTCGCAGTACGAGGTTCAACCCGAATCAACCACTCTTCATCGTCGATGGTTTCGAGACCTCGATAGAGGCTATCATGGACATGGACATGAATAGGATCGAGTCTCTGACCGTCCTCAAGGATGCTTCGGCGAAAGCTCTCTACGGATCAAAGGCGGCCAACGGTGTGATCGTTATCGAGACTCGCAAGTTGCAGGGCAACCAGCAGAGGGTGACTTATGCCGGTAGTGTCAACTTCGAGCTACCCGACCTCACAAGTTATGACCTCACTAATGCTCGTGAGAAGCTCGAAGTGGAGCTGCTCAATGGTGTGTACTCGGCACCTACTCAGGACAGAGAGCATGAGCTGAAGCTCTTGTATCAGTCGAGACTTGCCAAGGTTGTGGGAGGGCTCGATACTTATTGGCTCTCGAAGCCTCTGCGTGCCGGAGTGGGGCACAAGCATAATCTGTCGATTGAGCTTGGTGATGCTCAGGGGTTGAAGGGTATTGTAGACTTCAGTTACAATGACATTCAGGGTGCGATGAAGGGGTCTTCTCGTGTCAACGTGTCGACTTCTGCCAACCTTTCCTATCGCAAGGATAACCTCATATTCCGTAATATCCTCACGATAAACTCCAACAAGGCGACTGACTCTCCTTACGGCTCATTCGATGAGTATGCTCGTATGAACCCCTACTGGGAAGCTGTGGATCGCAATGGAGAGATCAAAAGATGGGCAGAGGACAACATTCCCAACCCCATGTACAATGCAACCATAGGTACTTCATCGGTCAATGAGTATATCTCTGTGACCAACAATATCTACGCTGAGTGGCATATCCTGCCACAGCTCAAGTCTACACTCCGACTCGGGGTGGCTGAGCGTCGTGGCGAAGGCAATACCTTCCTCCCTCCTATGCATTCCATTTTCGCAAGTCAGAAGGATGTCGACAAACGTGGTCGATACATCCTCGATAATGGTAGAGAGTCTAACTATACAGGAGACTTGAATGTCAACTACAATACCAGCTTCGGTAAGCATGCGTTCTTCGTCAATGGTGGTGCATTCATCGGCTCACGCTCAAGCAGTAACTACCGTCACGTGGCTGAAGGGTTTTCAAACAATCAGCTCGCAGATGCGACCTTCGCCAAGGGTTATGCTCAGAATTCAAAACCACAAGGTTTTCAGAGCTTGGTGCATGATCTCAGCTTCCTTCTCGCCACCTCTTACGACTACGATAGCAGATACCTCATCGACTTGACTTTGAGAGAGAGTGCTTCGTCGCTCTATGGGGCAAACTCTCGCTGGGCAAGCAGTTGGAGTGCTGGTCTGGGATGGAATATTCATAATGAGGCATTTCTGAAAGGGAACAAGTGGCTCCAAATGCTCAAAGTGCGAGCATCTGTGGGGTTGACCGGAAATCAGAACTTCCTTGCCAACTACTCTGTGCCCACTTACCTCTTCTACAACGATCGTAGCTATATGGGGCTTACAGGAGCTTACCTCAAAAATATGCCTAACCCTGATCTCAAGTGGGAACAGCGTATGGACTACAATGTCGGTCTGGATACTCGCGTAGGTCCTATGTCTGTGTCTCTTGACCTTTATCAGTCTGATACTCGCAATATGCTTACCGACCTAACGATCCCCGGATCTACGGGATTCAGCATCGTGAAGGATAATCTCGGTATGGTGCGCAACAGCGGAATCGAGGGTAAGATGACTTACAGAGTCTGGGGTGATGATAAGGGTAACTATCTGAACCTTTTCGGCTCAGTGATCCATAATAGAAACAAGATCGTCTCTCTGAGCCAAAGTCTCAAGGACTATAATGAGAGAATGAAGCAGGAAGCAAGCCGCAATGAGAGACAGGCTCCTGTCTTGATCTATGAAGATGGAGAGTCTCTCACGACACTATGGGCTGTCAAGTCGGCAGGTATAGATCCATCCAATGGTAGAGAGATCTATGTCAAGAGGGATGGCAGTCTGACTTATGATTATAGTGCAAGCGACCTTGTGGCAAGTGGAAACACGGAGCCTAAGATCAGGGGTAACTTCGGGTTTAGCGGGGAGTTCCGCAACTTTGGGATCAACCTCTACTTCAACTATCAGGTGGGCGCTATGATGTACAACTCTACACTCGTGGGCAAGGTCGAAAATGCCGAAGTGGAGTACAATGTAGATAGACGTATCTTGCAGGGTAGATGGAAGAAGCCCGGGGATATGACACCATTCAAGAGGTTTGATGTCGCGAACCGTACACGCGTGACAACACGATTTGTCCAACGCCGGGATGAGCTCCATATATCCGCTCTGTCTCTCTACTATGAGGTGCCTAAGAAGTGGGCAAGTCGTCTTCGTAGCGAACGCTTGCGCTTGGCATTCAACATGAACGACTTGGCTACGTTCTCTACAATCTACGTCGAAAGAGGTACAGCTTATCCTTTTGCACGTAAGTTCTCTTTCTCTCTCACCTCGACATTCTAA
- a CDS encoding DUF4843 domain-containing protein, with amino-acid sequence MNRYFKIIRDFLPLLVVVSMSACTKAELPVFESQYDSARFPHRREDAPEPNGYDTSKRAFLSSFSFIDVGMPQEYTVSIPLILSGKPSPKERKVTIEDVLDETTAPKDAYKIVSAVIFPDTVAGEVKILLYNRPELKEGSYTLSLKVKDSDDLKAGPDEDIKAFLTWNASIPLPTSPFLIMTYNMLIDSPLRYNSTAADYISTRALEIIAQCFNWYDLNDAKKWGVRANTESVGNYKYLMLSTWVGAGGAQRLYAKQLAEFIDKYNATHPDAPLIHNSGSGAGKPIQARKY; translated from the coding sequence ATGAACCGTTATTTTAAGATTATACGAGATTTCCTACCTCTCCTTGTCGTAGTTTCAATGTCTGCTTGTACAAAAGCAGAACTGCCGGTCTTTGAGAGTCAGTATGATTCGGCGCGTTTCCCTCACAGGAGAGAGGATGCGCCCGAACCCAATGGGTACGATACGAGCAAACGTGCTTTCCTCTCATCTTTTTCTTTCATCGATGTCGGTATGCCTCAGGAGTACACCGTATCTATTCCTTTGATACTTTCGGGGAAGCCTTCTCCCAAAGAGCGTAAGGTCACAATAGAAGATGTACTCGACGAAACGACGGCACCCAAAGATGCATACAAGATCGTAAGTGCAGTGATATTCCCCGATACTGTCGCAGGAGAGGTGAAGATTCTCCTTTACAATCGTCCTGAATTGAAGGAAGGAAGCTATACCTTGTCTTTGAAGGTGAAGGATAGCGATGATCTCAAAGCCGGCCCGGACGAAGACATCAAAGCTTTCTTGACATGGAATGCCTCCATTCCTCTACCTACAAGCCCGTTCCTGATTATGACTTACAATATGCTGATAGATAGCCCGCTTCGTTACAACTCTACGGCAGCAGACTACATCAGTACTCGGGCCTTGGAGATCATTGCACAGTGCTTCAACTGGTATGACTTGAATGATGCAAAGAAGTGGGGTGTCAGAGCCAATACCGAATCTGTCGGCAACTACAAGTATCTCATGCTCTCAACCTGGGTCGGTGCCGGTGGTGCTCAAAGACTTTATGCAAAGCAACTTGCTGAATTCATCGACAAGTACAACGCGACTCATCCGGATGCACCTCTCATCCACAATTCGGGGAGTGGTGCGGGCAAGCCTATCCAAGCAAGAAAGTATTAA
- a CDS encoding RagB/SusD family nutrient uptake outer membrane protein, producing MKQIKYLSFILAIIALSACNKWLDVSSKSEIRGDDHYENVSGFKQTLIGSYIRMARADLYGKNISWYMPEILANQYEQDFRDNQGKALYNHQYENASVSALTTKVWDDMYNVIVNVNDALRHLEGAENKMTLIEYNQIKGELYALRAYLHFDLLRLYGEYAPQKDFTKWGTLPSIPYQLNVSKVFPIQKSNTETVVLMMSDINKALENLKMSDPLVAEHPVDSYDLINSDGFFKTLNLRLNYIAVLALKARLLQWQGTPEKMKECREVADMVLKLAKENGTKARHFNTKIGMVPANNVTSSNLNLFDEALFGLEVDKIAESIAPYFRIDFAEKVYAMWVAENRALEIFENSNIDIRFTKQMIKGTGYPAGYVPAKLFQSDLGEHKGRLPLLRLSEVYLMAAEASLLSSTPDAEHARKLLSELRGFRGHAEEIGADMSADELLKLVYKEYQREFFTEGVQFFVYKRLGVEHISGNQDVKMTPEKYRLPFPDYELGLGRKQGSH from the coding sequence ATGAAACAGATCAAATATCTTTCGTTCATACTTGCCATCATCGCCCTAAGTGCATGCAACAAATGGCTGGATGTGTCTTCCAAGTCGGAAATTCGCGGAGATGACCACTATGAGAATGTCTCCGGATTCAAGCAAACCCTTATAGGAAGTTACATCAGGATGGCTCGTGCCGACCTGTACGGCAAAAACATCTCTTGGTATATGCCGGAGATACTCGCAAATCAGTACGAGCAGGACTTCCGAGACAATCAAGGCAAGGCGTTGTACAATCATCAGTACGAAAATGCAAGCGTCTCTGCCCTCACCACAAAAGTGTGGGACGATATGTACAATGTCATCGTCAACGTGAATGATGCACTCAGACATCTGGAAGGGGCTGAAAACAAAATGACCTTGATCGAGTACAATCAGATCAAGGGAGAGTTGTATGCCCTCAGGGCTTACCTGCACTTTGACCTTTTGCGCTTGTATGGAGAGTATGCTCCCCAAAAGGACTTTACGAAGTGGGGAACTCTTCCATCGATACCTTATCAGTTGAATGTGTCCAAGGTGTTTCCGATCCAGAAGAGCAATACCGAGACTGTTGTTTTGATGATGTCAGACATAAACAAGGCCTTGGAGAATCTCAAGATGTCCGATCCGTTGGTGGCCGAACACCCTGTCGATTCGTACGACTTGATCAACTCCGATGGATTCTTCAAGACGCTTAATCTCCGTCTCAATTATATCGCTGTCCTCGCACTCAAGGCACGCCTTTTGCAATGGCAAGGGACTCCCGAAAAGATGAAGGAATGCCGTGAGGTGGCAGATATGGTGCTCAAGTTGGCGAAAGAGAACGGAACCAAGGCGAGACACTTCAATACCAAGATAGGTATGGTGCCTGCCAACAACGTCACATCGTCTAACCTCAACCTCTTTGATGAGGCACTTTTCGGTCTTGAAGTCGATAAGATCGCAGAGAGCATAGCACCATACTTTCGTATAGATTTCGCTGAGAAAGTCTATGCTATGTGGGTCGCAGAAAACAGGGCCTTGGAAATCTTCGAGAACTCAAATATCGACATCCGTTTTACAAAGCAGATGATCAAAGGAACAGGATACCCTGCCGGCTATGTTCCGGCTAAGCTCTTCCAGTCGGATTTGGGTGAACACAAGGGACGTCTACCTCTATTGAGACTCTCTGAAGTCTATCTGATGGCCGCAGAGGCTTCCTTGCTGTCAAGTACTCCTGATGCTGAGCATGCGCGTAAGCTATTGTCTGAGTTGCGGGGATTCAGAGGTCATGCAGAGGAGATAGGTGCAGATATGTCTGCAGATGAGCTTCTGAAGCTTGTCTATAAGGAGTATCAAAGAGAATTCTTTACTGAAGGTGTTCAGTTCTTCGTTTATAAGCGTTTGGGCGTTGAGCACATCTCAGGCAATCAGGATGTGAAGATGACTCCTGAGAAGTACAGATTACCTTTCCCTGATTATGAATTAGGATTAGGACGCAAGCAAGGATCACACTAA